A window of the Desertifilum tharense IPPAS B-1220 genome harbors these coding sequences:
- a CDS encoding CsbD family protein → MAIEHRVGAAFKKLEGRLEEAVGALAGNQRLKAEGQAKQAHADAQHAKENLKDRAKRLINRV, encoded by the coding sequence ATGGCTATTGAACATCGAGTTGGTGCGGCTTTCAAGAAACTAGAAGGCAGACTAGAAGAGGCAGTCGGTGCTTTAGCAGGCAACCAAAGGCTGAAAGCTGAAGGACAAGCCAAACAAGCCCACGCTGATGCCCAACATGCCAAAGAAAACCTCAAAGATCGGGCAAAACGTTTGATTAACCGCGTTTAG